A portion of the Malania oleifera isolate guangnan ecotype guangnan chromosome 3, ASM2987363v1, whole genome shotgun sequence genome contains these proteins:
- the LOC131151667 gene encoding uncharacterized protein LOC131151667, with protein MKREHPSDCSNCSAEERILLYNVRHRGLSRRLCAACVLKLHPGSFCPICFTVYGDHPPADRRVCLKCSSVAHSSCVGGPDASASYECPPCSNPSFLFFQLNKKIKPSSDSESDPKREIDLDSAKALLAAARIASASMAKAVNVARVEAERRVREAALAKRRAREALERVAYLVAKDKEKNPAPKVHSKVDTAISVQKRIQNQLPPDGIDKDRNGVAGEPKDIQNHSTQGHKD; from the coding sequence ATGAAGCGGGAACACCCCTCCGACTGCAGCAACTGCAGCGCCGAAGAACGCATCCTCCTCTACAACGTCCGCCACCGTGGCCTTTCCCGCCGCCTTTGCGCTGCCTGCGTCCTCAAGCTCCACCCCGGCTCCTTCTGCCCCATCTGCTTCACCGTCTACGGCGACCATCCCCCCGCCGACCGCCGCGTCTGCCTCAAGTGCTCCAGCGTCGCCCACTCCTCCTGTGTCGGCGGCCCCGACGCTTCCGCCTCCTACGAATGCCCCCCCTGCTCTAACCCTAGCTTCCTCTTCTTCCAACTCAACAAGAAGATCAAACCCTCATCCGACTCTGAATCCGATCCTAAGAGAGAGATCGACTTGGACTCCGCCAAGGCTCTCCTGGCCGCCGCTCGCATCGCCTCCGCCTCTATGGCCAAAGCCGTCAATGTTGCTAGGGTTGAGGCCGAGAGACGGGTCAGAGAAGCCGCCTTGGCCAAGAGGAGAGCCAGAGAAGCCTTAGAACGAGTCGCTTATCTCGTCGCCAAGGACAAAGAAAAGAATCCCGCCCCCAAAGTACACTCTAAGGTTGATACCGCCATTTCAGTGCAGAAGCGGATTCAGAATCAGCTTCCGCCCGATGGGATTGACAAGGACAGAAATGGCGTCGCCGGTGAGCCCAAGGACATACAAAATCACAGCACTCAAGGGCACAAGGACTGA
- the LOC131151668 gene encoding pentatricopeptide repeat-containing protein At5g66520-like, whose amino-acid sequence MASFTLHLPPPRKIHHSSPLHGLQSCSTMAELKQLHSQIIRLGLSMDPDAIGRAIKFCAISEFGDLGYALRLFEKLPHPDAFVYNTVIRGYLQNRLPRSCFHFYSQMLCDSVAPNRFTFPPVVRAAGVDNAVEEGKQLHAHVIKFGFDNDGFSQNNLIHMYVNFGSLEEARRLFDNMPHQDVVSWTTLITGYSQLGLVDDACELFELMPERNSVSWNAMISAYVRSGRFCKAFTLFDRMQSEKMALDKFTAASMLSACTGLGALKQGEWIHRHIEKNRIELDSRLATMIIDMYCRCGCLEKAFEVFNGLPCKGVSSWNCMIGGLAMYGKGKAAIKLFKEMERQLVAPDDITFVNVLSACSHSGLVEEGRHFFHYMTDVHEIVPKMEHLGCMVDLLGRAGLLEEARKLINETPMCAEHVGVLGALLGACKIHGNTEMGEEIGKRVLELDPSNSGRYVLLANMYADAGRWEDVANVRKLMNDRGVKKARGFSTIEMNGIINEFIAGGRAHPQTKEIYAKVDEMLERIRSIGYIPCTNGVPLHDVDEEEKENPFYYHSEKLAIAFGLLNTRRGETFHITKNLRVCRDCHHASKLISKIFDREIIVRDRNRFHHFRAGECSCNDYW is encoded by the coding sequence ATGGCCTCTTTCACACTCCACCTCCCGCCCCCGCGGAAGATCCACCACTCCTCTCCACTCCACGGTCTCCAATCCTGCTCAACCATGGCCGAGCTCAAGCAACTCCACTCCCAAATCATCCGGCTCGGTCTCTCCATGGACCCCGACGCCATAGGCCGAGCCATCAAGTTCTGCGCCATCTCCGAGTTTGGCGACTTGGGTTATGCCCTACGGCTGTTTGAGAAGCTTCCCCACCCGGACGCTTTCGTTTACAACACCGTCATTAGAGGTTACTTACAGAACCGCCTGCCAAGAAGTTGCTTTCACTTCTACTCCCAAATGTTATGCGATTCCGTCGCACCGAACAGATTTACCTTCCCTCCCGTCGTGAGAGCCGCTGGCGTCGACAATGCTGTCGAGGAAGGGAAGCAGCTCCACGCTCATGTGATAAAATTTGGGTTTGATAATGATGGGTTTTCTCAGAACAACTTGATTCATATGTACGTGAATTTTGGGTCTTTGGAAGAAGCAAGGAGATTGTTCGATAATATGCCTCACCAGGACGTTGTTTCTTGGACGACTTTGATTACTGGGTATTCTCAGCTTGGGCTTGTTGATGATGCTTGTGAGCTTTTTGAGTTGATGCCTGAGAGGAATTCTGTTTCCTGGAATGCCATGATATCTGCTTATGTTCGTAGTGGCCGTTTCTGCAAGGCATTTACTCTGTTTGACAGGATGCAATCAGAAAAGATGGCTTTGGATAAGTTCACAGCAGCGAGCATGTTATCGGCGTGCACAGGGTTGGGAGCCTTGAAGCAGGGGGAGTGGATACACAGGCATATTGAGAAGAACAGGATCGAATTGGACTCTAGACTTGCAACAATGATTATTGATATGTACTGCAGATGTGGCTGCTTGGAAAAAGCTTTTGAAGTATTCAATGGGTTGCCCTGTAAAGGGGTTTCTTCATGGAATTGCATGATTGGAGGGCTGGCAATGTATGGGAAAGGAAAGGCTGCCATCAAGCTGTTCAAGGAAATGGAGAGGCAGCTGGTAGCTCCTGATGACATCACTTTTGTGAATGTTCTCAGTGCATGCTCTCATTCAGGGTTAGTTGAAGAAGGGCGCCATTTCTTCCACTACATGACTGATGTTCATGAGATTGTGCCCAAAATGGAGCATCTCGGATGCATGGTTGATTTACTTGGGAGAGCTGGATTGCTGGAGGAAGCAAGAAAGCTTATAAATGAGACGCCCATGTGTGCTGAGCATGTTGGCGTATTAGGTGCTCTTCTTGGAGCATGTAAAATCCATGGGAATACCGAGATGGGAGAGGAAATAGGGAAAAGGGTACTTGAATTGGACCCTAGCAATAGTGGGCGTTATGTCTTATTGGCTAATATGTATGCTGATGCTGGTAGATGGGAGGATGTTGCTAATGTGAGGAAGTTGATGAATGACAGGGGAGTAAAGAAGGCTCGGGGGTTTTCCACGATCGAGATGAATGGTATCATTAACGAATTTATTGCAGGAGGAAGGGCTCATCCTCAAACAAAGGAGATATATGCCAAAGTAGATGAGATGTTGGAGCGCATAAGATCTATCGGTTACATTCCTTGTACCAATGGAGTCCCACTGCATGATGTTGATGAGGAGGAAAAGGAAAACCCCTTCTATTACCACAGTGAGAAGCTTGCCATTGCATTTGGGTTGCTGAACACTCGACGCGGGGAAACTTTCCATATCACTAAGAATTTGCGAGTCTGCAGAGACTGTCACCATGCTAGTAAGCTCATCTCGAAGATTTTTGATCGCGAAATAATTGTCAGGGATAGGAACAGGTTCCACCATTTTAGAGCGGGAGAGTGTTCTTGCAATGATTATTGGTAA